The DNA window GGCAACCGCAATTGCTGCAGATTGCCGCTTAGCTGAAGATCGGTACGCAGCGTGGCAACCTGCTTGCAGGCGTAGGCCATTTCACGCTGTTGCTCCAGTTTGGTTCGCCACTTCGTTGGCACGCTTGCCAAATCCTGATAAAGCCTGTCAAGATCGCCGGCTTGTTGCAGCAGCAACGCGGCAGTTTTGGCGCCAATGCCTGCAACTCCAGGGATCTTGCTGCTGCTGATGCCCGCCAGCCCCCAGAAATCCGGCAGTTGCTGTGGCAGCACGCCAAACTCACGCTGAACAAAAGGCATATCCAACCAGCGTTTCTGAAAATAATCACGCAGTTGTACGCTGGGCGCCAATAGTTGGCAGTAACCTTTATCGGTTGAAACAATCGTGACCTGATAGCCGCCCGCGGCCACTTTTGCCGCAAGCGTGGCGGCCAGATCGTCCGCTTCATTACCGGGCGAATGCCAGCAAGCTACGCCGCTGGCTTCAAAGGCCTGGCGCAACTGCGGCATCTCCTGCTGCAGGTTTTCCGGCATCGGCGAGCGGCCGGCTTTATAGTCAGGCAGGCATTGATGGCGCCAGCTGTCGCGGCGATCGTCTTCATCAAATACCGCCACCGCATGCGTAGGTTGGCTGTGCTGGATGAGCTGTTGCAGCGCATGGCGGCAGGCATCCAC is part of the Gibbsiella quercinecans genome and encodes:
- the xni gene encoding flap endonuclease Xni, encoding MPIHLLIVDALNLIRRIHAVQGSPCVDACRHALQQLIQHSQPTHAVAVFDEDDRRDSWRHQCLPDYKAGRSPMPENLQQEMPQLRQAFEASGVACWHSPGNEADDLAATLAAKVAAGGYQVTIVSTDKGYCQLLAPSVQLRDYFQKRWLDMPFVQREFGVLPQQLPDFWGLAGISSSKIPGVAGIGAKTAALLLQQAGDLDRLYQDLASVPTKWRTKLEQQREMAYACKQVATLRTDLQLSGNLQQLRLPAR